A window of Equus przewalskii isolate Varuska chromosome 6, EquPr2, whole genome shotgun sequence genomic DNA:
CCACCAGCCGCGAGGCGGCGGTGGAGGCCTTGGAGCTGCTGGGCGCCACCTACGTGGATAAGAAGCGGGATCTGCTGGGCGCCATGAAACACTGGAGACGGGCCATGGAGCTGCGGCACCAGGGGGGCACCTACCTGCCCAAACCGGAGCCCCCGCAGCGCGTCCTGGCCTACGACTATTGCAAGGAGGTGAACACCGCCAAGGAGCTGGAGGCGCTCATCACCGACCCCGACGAGATGCGGATGCAGGCCCTCTTGATCCGCGAGCGCATCCTGGGTCCCTCGCACCCGGACACGTCCTATTATATCCGGTACAGGGGTGCCGTGTACGCCGACTCGGGCAATTTCGAGCGCTGCATCCACCTGTGGAAGTACGCCCTGGACATGCAACAGAACAATCTGGAGCCCCTGAGCCCCATGACCGCCAGCAGCTTCCTGTCGTTCGCCGAGCTCTTCTCGTACGTGCTCCAGGACCACGCGGCCAGGGTCAAGGGCAGCGTGGACACGCACATCGGCTTTGCAGACCTCATGGGGGTGCTGTGCAAAGGGGTCCGGGAGGTGGAACGGGCCTTGCAGCTGCCCAAGGAGCCCGGGGAATCGGCCCAGTTCACCAAGGCCCTGGCCATCATCCTCCACCTGCTCTACCTGCTGGAGAAAGTCGAGTGCACGCCCGAGCAGGAGCATCTGAAGCACCAGACCGTGTACCGGCTGCTGAAGTGCGCCCCCCGCGGCAAGAACGGCTTCACCCCTCTGCACATGGCCGTGGACAAGGAGACCCAGAAGGTGGGTCGCTACCCGGTGGGCATATTCCCCTCCCTCCAGGTGGTCAAAGTGCTGCTCGACTGCGGGGCAGACCCGGACAGCAGGGACTTTGACAATAACACCCCGCTGCACATCGCGGCCCAGAACAACTGCCCGGCGATCATGAACGCCCTCATCGAAGCGGGGGCCCACATGGATGCCACCAACGCCTTCAAGAAGACGGCCTACGAGCTGCTGGACGAGAAGCTGCTGGCCAAGAGCACCATTCAGCCCTTCAACTATGTCACCCTGCAGTGCCTTGCCGCCCGCGCCCTGGACAAGAACAAGATCCCCTACAAGGGCGTCATCCCTGAGGAGCTGGAGGCCTTCATCGAGTTGCACTGACCCCGTCCTGAAGGGAGAAACCGGGAGGGGTGTAGCCCACACCGGTCCTCGTCCCCTCTTGGTGATGTTTCATGTGGCGCGAAGTGAGAACGGCTCTCCCGTCTCCAGGGCCCTTCACCTCTGCAGAGAGCGGGAAGGGAGTTAGCGAGCTGCTGGTGCTAGGAGCCTTCCAGATCTCGTGCTTGGGGGTCTGTCTTTCTCTGGAGTACACGCACCCGTCCTTCATTGGGAGGAGACGCTCAACTTTGCACACATCCCGTCTGCCGTGGTTTGGGGGAATTTGGCCTTCTCACCTCGAGGCAGAGGGATCGAAAccattgccttcctcccctcctagACACAAGAAGAAGCCGGGAATCAAGTCCGTCCTCCTTTGCCCTTTACGTGGCTGGATTG
This region includes:
- the FEM1A gene encoding protein fem-1 homolog A, which codes for MDLRSAVYKAAGAGKLQLLQKLLSGRSREELEELTGEVAGEGTPLLIAARHGHLDVVEYLVDRCGASVEAGGSVHFDGETIEGAPPLWAASAAGHLAVVRSLLRRGASVNRTTRTNSTPLRAACFDGHLEVVRYLVGEHQADLEVANRHGHTCLMISCYKGHREIARYLLEQGAQVNRRSAKGNTALHDCAESGSLEILQLLLGCHARMERDGYGMTPLLAASVTGHTNIVEYLIQEQPATQEALPGRERGGPGGAAQPQSGLRSRPEEPPSGESYESCCPTSREAAVEALELLGATYVDKKRDLLGAMKHWRRAMELRHQGGTYLPKPEPPQRVLAYDYCKEVNTAKELEALITDPDEMRMQALLIRERILGPSHPDTSYYIRYRGAVYADSGNFERCIHLWKYALDMQQNNLEPLSPMTASSFLSFAELFSYVLQDHAARVKGSVDTHIGFADLMGVLCKGVREVERALQLPKEPGESAQFTKALAIILHLLYLLEKVECTPEQEHLKHQTVYRLLKCAPRGKNGFTPLHMAVDKETQKVGRYPVGIFPSLQVVKVLLDCGADPDSRDFDNNTPLHIAAQNNCPAIMNALIEAGAHMDATNAFKKTAYELLDEKLLAKSTIQPFNYVTLQCLAARALDKNKIPYKGVIPEELEAFIELH